One Phaseolus vulgaris cultivar G19833 chromosome 2, P. vulgaris v2.0, whole genome shotgun sequence DNA window includes the following coding sequences:
- the LOC137812087 gene encoding uncharacterized protein isoform X1 has translation MFDTVIHSYTSCQYTWDEPCYPRRLIVEVPGERVLGSYDLDDVKQYMPVYLPSTSEKPERTFYLSVHAEGATKVLSVLDSNYHIFNDVKKSSVVHATEKRLYDQNVVGASEYKEKISIFVPCIGISLIDSYSQEVLFAYIKDVQMNLLQSLDRQCLSLMISFLQIDNQLRFTPYPVLLSFDGGYRSGQVDNLKSRDDVTRTKNLSQMSSSSVPVLCLEISKWRKKDISFISYEYVKLRIEDFRLEIEQEVILSLFEFFTNVCSVLQYGIMPSSDHYDGASLENSSSFVQTSEKFRLSADQCPPRIAPMFNGKHKRIASLPSIVPIGAPWQEIYLLARTQKKIYIEMLELSPIKLTLSFSSAPWMLRNRILTPKEFLIHRGLMALADVEGAHIYLKDLIISHHMASLESIQEILIRHYNRQLLHETYKLFGSAGVIGNPLGFARSMGLGIRDFLSVPAKSIVRSPTALIMGMAQGTTSLLSNTVYAISDAASQFSKAARKGIVAFTYDDQAVSRMEKHQTTVASDSKGVINEVLEGLTGLLQFPVTGAERHGLPGVLSGVALGITGLVAKPAASILEVTGKTALSIRNRSKPSQLRPQHYRVRLRRPLCREFPLKPYSWEEAVGTSVLVEADDGLKFKDEKLVACKALKEAGKFVVLTERFVLIVFSASLMNLGKPEFCGIPVDLEWIVEWEIGLENIIHADSSEGVVHIVGSRPESLLRQNQHSPKGGSGGRTRSVRWNQYATHLPFPQTNLELASKEDAANLLQILLSAIEKEKGKAWDCGRILHRARMK, from the exons ATGTTTGACACAGTCATTCACTCCTACACTTCTTGCCAGTACACTTGGGATGAACCCTGCTATCCTCGTCGACTTATTGTggag GTACCTGGAGAGCGTGTTTTGGGATCATACGACCTTGATGATGTTAAACAATATATGCCTGTCTACCTACCATCAACCTCTGAG AAGCCCGAGAGGACTTTCTATTTATCAGTACACGCAGAGGGAGCAACAAAG GTCCTTAGTGTTCTTGATTCAAATTACCACATCTTTAATGACGTGAAGAAGTCAAGTGTTGTGCATGCTACAGAGAAAAGGTTGTATGATCAAAATGTAGTAGGGGCATCAGAATACAAGGAGAAAATATCAATTTTTGTTCCATGTATTGGGATTTCACTGATTGATTCATACTCACAG GAAGTGCTTTTTGCCTACATTAAGGATGTTCAAATGAATCTACTGCAAAGTTTGGATAGGCAATGTCTTTCCTTGATGATATCATTCTTACAAATTGACAACCAATTGCGCTTTACTCCATATCCAGTATTGCTATCCTTCGATGGTGGATACAGATCTGGCCAAGTTGATAATTTGAAGTCTAGGGATGATGTTACAAGAACAAAAAATTTGAGTCAAATGAGCAGCTCTTCTGTTCCTGTGTTATGCCTAGAAATATCAAAGTGGAGGAAAAAAGACATTTCATTTATTTCATATGAATACGTAAAATTGAG AATAGAAGATTTCCGTCTTGAGATTGAACAAGAAGTCATATTGAGCTTGTTTGAATTTTTCACAAATGTCTGTTCAGTGCTGCAATATGGAATCATGCCATCTTCAGATCACTATGATGGAGCATCTCTAGAGAATTCATCCTCATTTGTTCAAACTAGTGAGAAATTCAGATTAAGTGCTGACCAATGTCCTCCAAGAATTGCTCCGATGTTCAATGGAAAGCATAAAAGGATTGCATCTTTGCCTTCCATTGTTCCAATTGGAGCCCCATGGCAGGAGATCTATCTGTTGGCCAGAACCCAGAAGAAAATTTATATTGAAATGCTTGAATTATCACCAATCAAGTTGACTTTAAG TTTTTCCAGTGCCCCATGGATGCTTCGAAATAGGATCCTGACACCCAAGGAATTTCTCATCCAT AGAGGTCTTATGGCTCTTGCTGATGTTGAGGGAGCACATATTTATTTAAAGGATTTAATCATTTCACATCATATGGCTAGTTTGGAATCCATTCAGGAGATTCTAATTAGGCATTACAACCGCCAACTACTTCATGAGACTTACAAg TTGTTTGGTTCGGCTGGTGTCATTGGTAATCCCCTGGGCTTTGCAAGGAGCATGGGCCTTGGCATTAGAGATTTCTTGTCTGTGCCTGCAAAGAGCATTGTGAGG AGCCCTACTGCACTTATCATGGGCATGGCTCAAGGCACCACTAGTCTTTTAAGCAACACAGTGTATGCTATTAGTGATGCAGCTTCTCAATTCAGCAAAGCTGCACGCAAG GGTATTGTTGCATTTACATATGATGATCAAGCAGTTTCAAGGATGGAAAAACACCAGACAACTGTAGCTTCTGACAGTAAAGGTGTAATTAATGAAGTCTTAGAG GGACTCACTGGTCTTCTCCAGTTTCCTGTAACAGGAGCTGAGAGGCATGGTCTTCCTGGTGTCCTCTCTG GAGTTGCATTAGGGATTACAGGACTTGTGGCTAAACCTGCTGCTAGTATACTTGAAGTAACGGGAAAAACTGCTCTCAGTATTAGAAACCGTAGTAAACCCAGTCAATTAAGACCGCAACACTATAGGGTTCGGCTTCGAAGGCCACTGTGCCGTGAATTTCCATTAAAACCTTATTCGTGGGAAGAAGCAGTTGGAACATCCGTACTTGTGGAAGCTGATGATGGTTTGAAGTTCAAAGATGAGAAGCTAGTGGCTTGCAAAGCCCTTAAAGAAGCTGGAAAATTTGTTGTCTTGACAGAAAGATTTGTACTGATTGTTTTCAGTgcgagtttgatgaacttaggCAAGCCTGAATTCTGTGGCATCCCTGTTGATTTGGAGTGGATAGTTGAATGGGAGATTGGATTGGAGAATATAATACATGCGGACAGTAGTGAAGGGGTTGTACACATAGTTGGTAGTAGACCAGAGTCCTTATTAAGACAAAATCAGCATTCTCCCAAGGGAGGTAGTGGTGGCAGAACAAGATCTGTACGTTGGAACCAATATGCCACTCATCTTCCATTTCCTCAGACAAATTTGGAATTGGCAAGTAAGGAAGATGCAGCCAATTTGTTACAGATTTTATTGTCTGCTATCGAAAAAGAGAAAGGTAAAGCATGGGACTGTGGGCGGATTCTGCATCGTGCTAGAATGAAATAG
- the LOC137812086 gene encoding NAC domain-containing protein 73-like has translation MTWCNDSDEERGIELLAPTLTPTTNNTLLTDTKPSENRTITCPSCGHNIEFQDQTGINDLPGLPAGVKFDPNDQEILEHLEAKVLCDVPKLHPLIDEFIPTLEGENGICYTHPEKLPGVSKDGQIRHFFHRPSKAYTTGTRKRRKVHTDEEGSETRWHKTGKTRPVFVGGAVKGFKKILVLYTNYGRQKKPEKTNWVMHQYHLGSNEEEKDGELVVSKVFYQTQPRQCGNSITKQDLYQSVDDEDIIPRSGTLMEYYNPSFINYDHVGGRNNREASPQLIPNLVMQADTSSFIRLAMDATKARLDTK, from the exons ATGACATGGTGCAATGACTCAGATGAGGAGAGGGGAATTGAACTGCTTGCGCCCACTCTTACTCCTACAACTAATAACACTCTTCTTACTGACACAAAACCATCCGAAAATCGCACCATAACTTGCCCCTCATGTGGCCATAACATTGAATTCCAAGATCAG ACTGGAATCAATGACTTGCCGGGGTTACCAGCTGGTGTGAAATTTGATCCGAATGACCAAGAGATATTAGAGCATTTGGAAGCAAAGGTACTTTGTGATGTTCCCAAGCTCCATCCTCTAATTGATGAGTTCATACCAACGCTTGAAGGGGAGAACGGGATCTGTTATACGCATCCAGAAAAGCTTCCAG GTGTAAGCAAAGATGGACAGATCCGCCACTTCTTTCATAGGCCATCCAAAGCATACACAACCGGAACAAGGAAGAGAAGAAAGGTTCACACCGATGAAGAGGGGAGCGAGACAAGGTGGCATAAAACAGGCAAAACGAGACCAGTTTTTGTTGGTGGTGCTGTGAAGGGTTTCAAAAAAATACTGGTGCTCTACACCAACTATGGGAGGCAAAAGAAGCCGGAGAAGACGAATTGGGTGATGCATCAATACCATCTAGGCAGCaatgaagaagagaaagatGGAGAGTTAGTGGTTTCAAAGGTGTTCTACCAAACACAACCTCGACAATGTGGTAATTCCATTACAAAGCAGGATCTGTATCAAAGTGTTGATGATGAGGATATAATACCTAGAAGTGGAACTCTTATGGAGTACTACAACCCTTCTTTCATAAATTATGACCATGTGGGTGGTCGCAACAATAGGGAAGCTTCACCTCAACTTATTCCAAATTTGGTCATGCAAGCTGATACCTCTTCTTTCATTCGATTAGCAATGGATGCCACCAAAGCCAGGCTCGACACAAAATAG
- the LOC137812087 gene encoding uncharacterized protein isoform X2 encodes MLAGLWILHLSFMLGWVILVLPRCSNLFQVCLMCLVYRVSHKPERTFYLSVHAEGATKVLSVLDSNYHIFNDVKKSSVVHATEKRLYDQNVVGASEYKEKISIFVPCIGISLIDSYSQEVLFAYIKDVQMNLLQSLDRQCLSLMISFLQIDNQLRFTPYPVLLSFDGGYRSGQVDNLKSRDDVTRTKNLSQMSSSSVPVLCLEISKWRKKDISFISYEYVKLRIEDFRLEIEQEVILSLFEFFTNVCSVLQYGIMPSSDHYDGASLENSSSFVQTSEKFRLSADQCPPRIAPMFNGKHKRIASLPSIVPIGAPWQEIYLLARTQKKIYIEMLELSPIKLTLSFSSAPWMLRNRILTPKEFLIHRGLMALADVEGAHIYLKDLIISHHMASLESIQEILIRHYNRQLLHETYKLFGSAGVIGNPLGFARSMGLGIRDFLSVPAKSIVRSPTALIMGMAQGTTSLLSNTVYAISDAASQFSKAARKGIVAFTYDDQAVSRMEKHQTTVASDSKGVINEVLEGLTGLLQFPVTGAERHGLPGVLSGVALGITGLVAKPAASILEVTGKTALSIRNRSKPSQLRPQHYRVRLRRPLCREFPLKPYSWEEAVGTSVLVEADDGLKFKDEKLVACKALKEAGKFVVLTERFVLIVFSASLMNLGKPEFCGIPVDLEWIVEWEIGLENIIHADSSEGVVHIVGSRPESLLRQNQHSPKGGSGGRTRSVRWNQYATHLPFPQTNLELASKEDAANLLQILLSAIEKEKGKAWDCGRILHRARMK; translated from the exons ATGTTGGCAGGgttatggattctccatctctcattcatgctcggttgggtcatcctagtcttgccaagatgcagcaacttgttccaagtttgtctaatgtgtctaGTTTATCGTGTGAGTCAT AAGCCCGAGAGGACTTTCTATTTATCAGTACACGCAGAGGGAGCAACAAAG GTCCTTAGTGTTCTTGATTCAAATTACCACATCTTTAATGACGTGAAGAAGTCAAGTGTTGTGCATGCTACAGAGAAAAGGTTGTATGATCAAAATGTAGTAGGGGCATCAGAATACAAGGAGAAAATATCAATTTTTGTTCCATGTATTGGGATTTCACTGATTGATTCATACTCACAG GAAGTGCTTTTTGCCTACATTAAGGATGTTCAAATGAATCTACTGCAAAGTTTGGATAGGCAATGTCTTTCCTTGATGATATCATTCTTACAAATTGACAACCAATTGCGCTTTACTCCATATCCAGTATTGCTATCCTTCGATGGTGGATACAGATCTGGCCAAGTTGATAATTTGAAGTCTAGGGATGATGTTACAAGAACAAAAAATTTGAGTCAAATGAGCAGCTCTTCTGTTCCTGTGTTATGCCTAGAAATATCAAAGTGGAGGAAAAAAGACATTTCATTTATTTCATATGAATACGTAAAATTGAG AATAGAAGATTTCCGTCTTGAGATTGAACAAGAAGTCATATTGAGCTTGTTTGAATTTTTCACAAATGTCTGTTCAGTGCTGCAATATGGAATCATGCCATCTTCAGATCACTATGATGGAGCATCTCTAGAGAATTCATCCTCATTTGTTCAAACTAGTGAGAAATTCAGATTAAGTGCTGACCAATGTCCTCCAAGAATTGCTCCGATGTTCAATGGAAAGCATAAAAGGATTGCATCTTTGCCTTCCATTGTTCCAATTGGAGCCCCATGGCAGGAGATCTATCTGTTGGCCAGAACCCAGAAGAAAATTTATATTGAAATGCTTGAATTATCACCAATCAAGTTGACTTTAAG TTTTTCCAGTGCCCCATGGATGCTTCGAAATAGGATCCTGACACCCAAGGAATTTCTCATCCAT AGAGGTCTTATGGCTCTTGCTGATGTTGAGGGAGCACATATTTATTTAAAGGATTTAATCATTTCACATCATATGGCTAGTTTGGAATCCATTCAGGAGATTCTAATTAGGCATTACAACCGCCAACTACTTCATGAGACTTACAAg TTGTTTGGTTCGGCTGGTGTCATTGGTAATCCCCTGGGCTTTGCAAGGAGCATGGGCCTTGGCATTAGAGATTTCTTGTCTGTGCCTGCAAAGAGCATTGTGAGG AGCCCTACTGCACTTATCATGGGCATGGCTCAAGGCACCACTAGTCTTTTAAGCAACACAGTGTATGCTATTAGTGATGCAGCTTCTCAATTCAGCAAAGCTGCACGCAAG GGTATTGTTGCATTTACATATGATGATCAAGCAGTTTCAAGGATGGAAAAACACCAGACAACTGTAGCTTCTGACAGTAAAGGTGTAATTAATGAAGTCTTAGAG GGACTCACTGGTCTTCTCCAGTTTCCTGTAACAGGAGCTGAGAGGCATGGTCTTCCTGGTGTCCTCTCTG GAGTTGCATTAGGGATTACAGGACTTGTGGCTAAACCTGCTGCTAGTATACTTGAAGTAACGGGAAAAACTGCTCTCAGTATTAGAAACCGTAGTAAACCCAGTCAATTAAGACCGCAACACTATAGGGTTCGGCTTCGAAGGCCACTGTGCCGTGAATTTCCATTAAAACCTTATTCGTGGGAAGAAGCAGTTGGAACATCCGTACTTGTGGAAGCTGATGATGGTTTGAAGTTCAAAGATGAGAAGCTAGTGGCTTGCAAAGCCCTTAAAGAAGCTGGAAAATTTGTTGTCTTGACAGAAAGATTTGTACTGATTGTTTTCAGTgcgagtttgatgaacttaggCAAGCCTGAATTCTGTGGCATCCCTGTTGATTTGGAGTGGATAGTTGAATGGGAGATTGGATTGGAGAATATAATACATGCGGACAGTAGTGAAGGGGTTGTACACATAGTTGGTAGTAGACCAGAGTCCTTATTAAGACAAAATCAGCATTCTCCCAAGGGAGGTAGTGGTGGCAGAACAAGATCTGTACGTTGGAACCAATATGCCACTCATCTTCCATTTCCTCAGACAAATTTGGAATTGGCAAGTAAGGAAGATGCAGCCAATTTGTTACAGATTTTATTGTCTGCTATCGAAAAAGAGAAAGGTAAAGCATGGGACTGTGGGCGGATTCTGCATCGTGCTAGAATGAAATAG
- the LOC137812087 gene encoding uncharacterized protein isoform X3, whose product MLAGLWILHLSFMLGWVILVLPRCSNLFQVCLMCLVYRKPERTFYLSVHAEGATKVLSVLDSNYHIFNDVKKSSVVHATEKRLYDQNVVGASEYKEKISIFVPCIGISLIDSYSQEVLFAYIKDVQMNLLQSLDRQCLSLMISFLQIDNQLRFTPYPVLLSFDGGYRSGQVDNLKSRDDVTRTKNLSQMSSSSVPVLCLEISKWRKKDISFISYEYVKLRIEDFRLEIEQEVILSLFEFFTNVCSVLQYGIMPSSDHYDGASLENSSSFVQTSEKFRLSADQCPPRIAPMFNGKHKRIASLPSIVPIGAPWQEIYLLARTQKKIYIEMLELSPIKLTLSFSSAPWMLRNRILTPKEFLIHRGLMALADVEGAHIYLKDLIISHHMASLESIQEILIRHYNRQLLHETYKLFGSAGVIGNPLGFARSMGLGIRDFLSVPAKSIVRSPTALIMGMAQGTTSLLSNTVYAISDAASQFSKAARKGIVAFTYDDQAVSRMEKHQTTVASDSKGVINEVLEGLTGLLQFPVTGAERHGLPGVLSGVALGITGLVAKPAASILEVTGKTALSIRNRSKPSQLRPQHYRVRLRRPLCREFPLKPYSWEEAVGTSVLVEADDGLKFKDEKLVACKALKEAGKFVVLTERFVLIVFSASLMNLGKPEFCGIPVDLEWIVEWEIGLENIIHADSSEGVVHIVGSRPESLLRQNQHSPKGGSGGRTRSVRWNQYATHLPFPQTNLELASKEDAANLLQILLSAIEKEKGKAWDCGRILHRARMK is encoded by the exons ATGTTGGCAGGgttatggattctccatctctcattcatgctcggttgggtcatcctagtcttgccaagatgcagcaacttgttccaagtttgtctaatgtgtctaGTTTATCGT AAGCCCGAGAGGACTTTCTATTTATCAGTACACGCAGAGGGAGCAACAAAG GTCCTTAGTGTTCTTGATTCAAATTACCACATCTTTAATGACGTGAAGAAGTCAAGTGTTGTGCATGCTACAGAGAAAAGGTTGTATGATCAAAATGTAGTAGGGGCATCAGAATACAAGGAGAAAATATCAATTTTTGTTCCATGTATTGGGATTTCACTGATTGATTCATACTCACAG GAAGTGCTTTTTGCCTACATTAAGGATGTTCAAATGAATCTACTGCAAAGTTTGGATAGGCAATGTCTTTCCTTGATGATATCATTCTTACAAATTGACAACCAATTGCGCTTTACTCCATATCCAGTATTGCTATCCTTCGATGGTGGATACAGATCTGGCCAAGTTGATAATTTGAAGTCTAGGGATGATGTTACAAGAACAAAAAATTTGAGTCAAATGAGCAGCTCTTCTGTTCCTGTGTTATGCCTAGAAATATCAAAGTGGAGGAAAAAAGACATTTCATTTATTTCATATGAATACGTAAAATTGAG AATAGAAGATTTCCGTCTTGAGATTGAACAAGAAGTCATATTGAGCTTGTTTGAATTTTTCACAAATGTCTGTTCAGTGCTGCAATATGGAATCATGCCATCTTCAGATCACTATGATGGAGCATCTCTAGAGAATTCATCCTCATTTGTTCAAACTAGTGAGAAATTCAGATTAAGTGCTGACCAATGTCCTCCAAGAATTGCTCCGATGTTCAATGGAAAGCATAAAAGGATTGCATCTTTGCCTTCCATTGTTCCAATTGGAGCCCCATGGCAGGAGATCTATCTGTTGGCCAGAACCCAGAAGAAAATTTATATTGAAATGCTTGAATTATCACCAATCAAGTTGACTTTAAG TTTTTCCAGTGCCCCATGGATGCTTCGAAATAGGATCCTGACACCCAAGGAATTTCTCATCCAT AGAGGTCTTATGGCTCTTGCTGATGTTGAGGGAGCACATATTTATTTAAAGGATTTAATCATTTCACATCATATGGCTAGTTTGGAATCCATTCAGGAGATTCTAATTAGGCATTACAACCGCCAACTACTTCATGAGACTTACAAg TTGTTTGGTTCGGCTGGTGTCATTGGTAATCCCCTGGGCTTTGCAAGGAGCATGGGCCTTGGCATTAGAGATTTCTTGTCTGTGCCTGCAAAGAGCATTGTGAGG AGCCCTACTGCACTTATCATGGGCATGGCTCAAGGCACCACTAGTCTTTTAAGCAACACAGTGTATGCTATTAGTGATGCAGCTTCTCAATTCAGCAAAGCTGCACGCAAG GGTATTGTTGCATTTACATATGATGATCAAGCAGTTTCAAGGATGGAAAAACACCAGACAACTGTAGCTTCTGACAGTAAAGGTGTAATTAATGAAGTCTTAGAG GGACTCACTGGTCTTCTCCAGTTTCCTGTAACAGGAGCTGAGAGGCATGGTCTTCCTGGTGTCCTCTCTG GAGTTGCATTAGGGATTACAGGACTTGTGGCTAAACCTGCTGCTAGTATACTTGAAGTAACGGGAAAAACTGCTCTCAGTATTAGAAACCGTAGTAAACCCAGTCAATTAAGACCGCAACACTATAGGGTTCGGCTTCGAAGGCCACTGTGCCGTGAATTTCCATTAAAACCTTATTCGTGGGAAGAAGCAGTTGGAACATCCGTACTTGTGGAAGCTGATGATGGTTTGAAGTTCAAAGATGAGAAGCTAGTGGCTTGCAAAGCCCTTAAAGAAGCTGGAAAATTTGTTGTCTTGACAGAAAGATTTGTACTGATTGTTTTCAGTgcgagtttgatgaacttaggCAAGCCTGAATTCTGTGGCATCCCTGTTGATTTGGAGTGGATAGTTGAATGGGAGATTGGATTGGAGAATATAATACATGCGGACAGTAGTGAAGGGGTTGTACACATAGTTGGTAGTAGACCAGAGTCCTTATTAAGACAAAATCAGCATTCTCCCAAGGGAGGTAGTGGTGGCAGAACAAGATCTGTACGTTGGAACCAATATGCCACTCATCTTCCATTTCCTCAGACAAATTTGGAATTGGCAAGTAAGGAAGATGCAGCCAATTTGTTACAGATTTTATTGTCTGCTATCGAAAAAGAGAAAGGTAAAGCATGGGACTGTGGGCGGATTCTGCATCGTGCTAGAATGAAATAG
- the LOC137812087 gene encoding uncharacterized protein isoform X4, with product MNLLQSLDRQCLSLMISFLQIDNQLRFTPYPVLLSFDGGYRSGQVDNLKSRDDVTRTKNLSQMSSSSVPVLCLEISKWRKKDISFISYEYVKLRIEDFRLEIEQEVILSLFEFFTNVCSVLQYGIMPSSDHYDGASLENSSSFVQTSEKFRLSADQCPPRIAPMFNGKHKRIASLPSIVPIGAPWQEIYLLARTQKKIYIEMLELSPIKLTLSFSSAPWMLRNRILTPKEFLIHRGLMALADVEGAHIYLKDLIISHHMASLESIQEILIRHYNRQLLHETYKLFGSAGVIGNPLGFARSMGLGIRDFLSVPAKSIVRSPTALIMGMAQGTTSLLSNTVYAISDAASQFSKAARKGIVAFTYDDQAVSRMEKHQTTVASDSKGVINEVLEGLTGLLQFPVTGAERHGLPGVLSGVALGITGLVAKPAASILEVTGKTALSIRNRSKPSQLRPQHYRVRLRRPLCREFPLKPYSWEEAVGTSVLVEADDGLKFKDEKLVACKALKEAGKFVVLTERFVLIVFSASLMNLGKPEFCGIPVDLEWIVEWEIGLENIIHADSSEGVVHIVGSRPESLLRQNQHSPKGGSGGRTRSVRWNQYATHLPFPQTNLELASKEDAANLLQILLSAIEKEKGKAWDCGRILHRARMK from the exons ATGAATCTACTGCAAAGTTTGGATAGGCAATGTCTTTCCTTGATGATATCATTCTTACAAATTGACAACCAATTGCGCTTTACTCCATATCCAGTATTGCTATCCTTCGATGGTGGATACAGATCTGGCCAAGTTGATAATTTGAAGTCTAGGGATGATGTTACAAGAACAAAAAATTTGAGTCAAATGAGCAGCTCTTCTGTTCCTGTGTTATGCCTAGAAATATCAAAGTGGAGGAAAAAAGACATTTCATTTATTTCATATGAATACGTAAAATTGAG AATAGAAGATTTCCGTCTTGAGATTGAACAAGAAGTCATATTGAGCTTGTTTGAATTTTTCACAAATGTCTGTTCAGTGCTGCAATATGGAATCATGCCATCTTCAGATCACTATGATGGAGCATCTCTAGAGAATTCATCCTCATTTGTTCAAACTAGTGAGAAATTCAGATTAAGTGCTGACCAATGTCCTCCAAGAATTGCTCCGATGTTCAATGGAAAGCATAAAAGGATTGCATCTTTGCCTTCCATTGTTCCAATTGGAGCCCCATGGCAGGAGATCTATCTGTTGGCCAGAACCCAGAAGAAAATTTATATTGAAATGCTTGAATTATCACCAATCAAGTTGACTTTAAG TTTTTCCAGTGCCCCATGGATGCTTCGAAATAGGATCCTGACACCCAAGGAATTTCTCATCCAT AGAGGTCTTATGGCTCTTGCTGATGTTGAGGGAGCACATATTTATTTAAAGGATTTAATCATTTCACATCATATGGCTAGTTTGGAATCCATTCAGGAGATTCTAATTAGGCATTACAACCGCCAACTACTTCATGAGACTTACAAg TTGTTTGGTTCGGCTGGTGTCATTGGTAATCCCCTGGGCTTTGCAAGGAGCATGGGCCTTGGCATTAGAGATTTCTTGTCTGTGCCTGCAAAGAGCATTGTGAGG AGCCCTACTGCACTTATCATGGGCATGGCTCAAGGCACCACTAGTCTTTTAAGCAACACAGTGTATGCTATTAGTGATGCAGCTTCTCAATTCAGCAAAGCTGCACGCAAG GGTATTGTTGCATTTACATATGATGATCAAGCAGTTTCAAGGATGGAAAAACACCAGACAACTGTAGCTTCTGACAGTAAAGGTGTAATTAATGAAGTCTTAGAG GGACTCACTGGTCTTCTCCAGTTTCCTGTAACAGGAGCTGAGAGGCATGGTCTTCCTGGTGTCCTCTCTG GAGTTGCATTAGGGATTACAGGACTTGTGGCTAAACCTGCTGCTAGTATACTTGAAGTAACGGGAAAAACTGCTCTCAGTATTAGAAACCGTAGTAAACCCAGTCAATTAAGACCGCAACACTATAGGGTTCGGCTTCGAAGGCCACTGTGCCGTGAATTTCCATTAAAACCTTATTCGTGGGAAGAAGCAGTTGGAACATCCGTACTTGTGGAAGCTGATGATGGTTTGAAGTTCAAAGATGAGAAGCTAGTGGCTTGCAAAGCCCTTAAAGAAGCTGGAAAATTTGTTGTCTTGACAGAAAGATTTGTACTGATTGTTTTCAGTgcgagtttgatgaacttaggCAAGCCTGAATTCTGTGGCATCCCTGTTGATTTGGAGTGGATAGTTGAATGGGAGATTGGATTGGAGAATATAATACATGCGGACAGTAGTGAAGGGGTTGTACACATAGTTGGTAGTAGACCAGAGTCCTTATTAAGACAAAATCAGCATTCTCCCAAGGGAGGTAGTGGTGGCAGAACAAGATCTGTACGTTGGAACCAATATGCCACTCATCTTCCATTTCCTCAGACAAATTTGGAATTGGCAAGTAAGGAAGATGCAGCCAATTTGTTACAGATTTTATTGTCTGCTATCGAAAAAGAGAAAGGTAAAGCATGGGACTGTGGGCGGATTCTGCATCGTGCTAGAATGAAATAG
- the LOC137809492 gene encoding uncharacterized protein, giving the protein MSVLGISFSQSSDGKNELGLCLSSADFWLHLPEWTEVVKFLNDFHANFEKIPGQAITSSLTVNASESTSVPFTSQEIKNDVLIIKSEKVCITFHIPVWVGEEACVELQHAEGLNVKPSSVYSEAKDAKLLTVSLNMNVFELVIRSIGIQLKSKIDKLSSVIIIVENGRHTSWPLLDVIEVDVVAVLCKNHPNSSKLNVEIICDNANIWISHPAIHSWGAVKFDVLESGSSQNSISGITFKFRMRKVSILITDGRWSYNGPELEVLKSFCII; this is encoded by the exons ATGTCCGTACTTGGTATTTCTTTTTCTCAATCTAGTGATGGGAAAAATGAACTGGGCCTTTGTCTTTCTTCTGCTGATTTTTGGCTTCATTTGCCTGAGTGGACCGAGGTTGTTAAATTCCTTAATGATTTTCAtgcaaattttgaaaaaattccAGGGCAAGCAATAACAAGTAGTTTGACTGTGAATGCTTCTGAAAGCACCTCAGTACCTTTTACCTCACAAGAGATTAAGAATGATGTCTTAATAATTAAGTCAGAAAAAGTGTGTATTACATTTCACATCCCTGTTTGGGTTGGCGAAGAAGCTTGTGTGGAATTACAGCATGCTGAAGGTCTCAATGTGAAACCTTCAAGTGTATATTCTGAAGCAAAAGATGCAAAGCTTCTTACTGTTTCTTTAAACATGAATGTTTTTGAATTAGTCATAAGAAGCATAGGTATTCAACTGAAGTCCAAAATTGATAAACTAAGCAGTGTAATAATTATAGTTGAGAATGGAAGGCATACATCTTGGCCACTTCTTGATGTAATTGAGGTTGATGTGGTCGCTGTACTCTGTAAGAATCATCCAAACAGCAGCAAACTCAATGTGGAGATTATATGTGATAATGCCAATATATGGATTTCACATCCTGCAATTCATTCATGGGGTGCTGTAAAATTTGATGTTCTGGAATCAGGATCTTCTCAAAATTCAATTAGTGGCATTACTTTCAAATTTCGCATGAGGAAGGTTTCTATTCTTATAACTGATGGAAGG TGGAGCTATAATGGGCCTGAGCTTGAAGTTCTT AAGTCATTCTGCATAATTTAG